A part of Arachis hypogaea cultivar Tifrunner chromosome 12, arahy.Tifrunner.gnm2.J5K5, whole genome shotgun sequence genomic DNA contains:
- the LOC112726695 gene encoding uncharacterized protein, with protein sequence METGNAAPVNGPNKFEAWVQNWVLRYRFFWWIMCVIGAAIALTGFYPRFKLGEGNSWNLGRGLFFASVVVLPFALPLLKVYQGKVLHYRRQFKACGVFISLLVIFFYTYFSRRGEEQEQRQRGYGDILSLAGFAVMNFVLSLQKNYQFVEELMKFFLVELVVELTVSRWWFGFLGAMFSFLLIILSSCKEKHADSREEPSIDNITISVPEARMELVSPTSHDLTRLWNLNDKDQEFVRQLRRIFVTYINGWKDRIPELTMESQILTFDRTWREMEFLALPKDGMTSMRQIEMYSRNRREFLKLCKSELRPDRTATQMSTIKKCIKHFTIVFKVLIPNEQVFYHGIFGTSPFIKQCFMEFCSDVKKELVRAVHDEMSELMYSYEVFLTFQAIREFTAMWRALFPEDVSMLADMVELERKLGETTRDYFFREEEVPSEIGTSYSCEVHPITAQAMNRLHSAFKDKKILKSLLQTYPNGEVEILTKRKRLISRYIYWNINKLEASLESSFKKTYVYQLQGVSLMTNIIYIVKKAVEFEFDLSKEEDWAKEQILILERCFNQYYRHDPTELLDYFRQHNAKATGDKMLSMLDILKFVPSAASADVLRVKLIPNCEEFIKRFRALLAGDEGPPR encoded by the exons ATGGAAACCGGTAATGCAGCCCCTGTCAATGGACCCAACAAGTTTGAAGCATGGGTTCAAAACTGGGTGCTGCGGTACCGATTTTTCTGGTGGATAATGTGTGTAATTGGAGCTGCGATTGCACTAACAGGCTTTTATCCAAGGTTCAAGCTGGGAGAGGGAAATTCATGGAACCTTGGGCGAGGCCTTTTTTTTGCCTCTGTTGTTGTGCTTCCATTTGCTCTCCCTCTGTTGAAAGTTTATCAGGGAAAAGTGTTACACTATCGGCGTCAATTCAAAGCCTGTGGTGTGTTCATCTCCCTCTTGGTGATTTTTTTCTATACTTACTTttcaagaagaggagaagaacaagaacaaagacaAAGAGGATACGGTGATATTTTATCGCTAGCTGGATTTGCGGTGATGAACTTTGTCCTATCACTTCAGAAGAACTACCAATTTGTTGAAGAACTTATGAAGTTCTTTTTGGTAGAGCTTGTGGTGGAGCTTACCGTATCAAGATGGTGGTTTGGTTTCTTAGGAGCAATGTTCAGTTTTTTACTGATCATCCTTTCCTCCTGTAAAGAAAAACATGCTGACAGCCGTGAGGAACCATCTATTGACAACATCACCATTAGCGTCCCTGAAGCTAGAATGGAGCTTGTAAGTCCAACTTCACATGACTTGACTCGGCTGTGGAATCTTAACGATAAGGATCAGGAATTTGTTCGGCAGTTACGGCGTATTTTTGTGACTTACATCAATGGTTGGAAAGACAGAATTCCAGAGTTAACCATGGAAAGCCAAATCCTCACCTTTGATAGGACTTGGCGAGAGATGGAATTTCTCGCGTTAccaaaggatggcatgacatccATGAGGCAGATTGAAATGTACTCAAGAAATCGGAGAGAGTTCTTGAAGCTGTGCAAATCAGAGTTAAGGCCGGACAGAACTGCTACCCAGATGAGTACCATCAAGAAGTGTATTAAACACTTCACCATTGTATTCAAGGTGCTCATTCCCAATGAGCAGGTCTTCTATCATGGAATCTTCGGCACCTCTCCCTTCATCAAGCAGTGTTTTATGGAATTCTGCTCGGATGTGAAGAAAGAATTGGTACGTGCTGTCCATGATGAGATGTCTGAGTTGATGTATTCCTATGAGGTTTTTTTAACTTTTCAAGCAATACGTGAATTCACTGCTATGTGGCGGGCGCTGTTTCCGGAGGATGTCTCCATGTTGGCCGATATGGTGGAGCTGGAAAGGAAATTGGGAGAGACAACCAGAGATTATTTCTTTAGGGAGGAGGAGGTGCCTTCCGAAATCGGAACCTCCTATTCATGTGAGGTTCATCCCATCACTGCCCAAGCAATGAACCGCCTTCACTCTGCCTTCAAGGATAAAAAAATCTTGAAATCACTTCTCCAAACATACCCCAATGGTGAAGTTGAAATTCTGACTAAAAGAAAACGTCTGATTTCAAGGTATATATATTGGAACATCAACAAGCTTGAAGCCTCTCTTGAATCCAGCTTCAAAAAGACCTATGTTTATCAGCTCCAGGGAGTGTCACTGATGACTAATATCATCTACATAGTAAAGAAGGCCgtagaatttgaatttgatttatctAAGGAAGAAGATTGGGCCAAGGAACAAATATTGATACTTGAAAGGTGTTTCAACCAATATTACCGGCACGACCCGACTGAGCTGCTTGACTATTTCCGGCAACATAATGCGAAGGCCACGGGAGATAAAATGTTGAGCATGTTAGATATTCTCAAATTTGTCCCTTCTGCTGCTTCAGCAGATGTTTTGCGTGTAAAATTGATCCCAAATTGTGAAGAATTCATCAAGAGATTTCGAGCTTTGCTAGCTGGCGATGAAG GTCCTCCCCGTTGA